In the genome of Muntiacus reevesi chromosome 5, mMunRee1.1, whole genome shotgun sequence, one region contains:
- the BLACAT1 gene encoding bladder cancer associated transcript 1 — protein sequence MPQFTFACFCGLHGFCKMKRKKEEAHRQRETAV from the coding sequence ATGCCCCAGTTCACTTTCGCTTGCTTCTGCGGCCTCCACGGTTTCTGCAAGATGAAGCGAAAGAAAGAGGAAGCTCACAGGCAGCGGGAAACAGCGGTGTGA